A genome region from Hydrogenoanaerobacterium saccharovorans includes the following:
- a CDS encoding amidohydrolase family protein, producing MNKNLFALKGNIVYSQDKNNLVTAASSYLVCEDGKVAGIFKTIPKQYEGICVEDYGIKLIIPGLTDLHVHAPQFTYRSLGMDMELLPWLNTYAFPEEAKYAQVEYAKKAYGRFARALSASATTRAAIFATLHVPATFILMDLLDQTGVQAYIGKVNMDRNSSDNLIETAEQSALDTENWLKECVGRYKNVKPILTPRFIPSCTDELMERIGELQRKYNVPLQSHLSENASEIAWVQQLHPDTKCYGEAYQKYGVFGGNCPTIMAHCVHPNKTELELMDKNGVYIAHCPQSNMNLCSGVAPVRTYLDRNMRIGLGSDVAGGADLSIFKAMADTIRASKLRWTLKDKALAPITVPEAFYMATKGGGSFWGKVGSFEEGYEFDAVVLDDSNLEGSEEFSLQQRLERMIYLSDDRNVIHKYIKGIKTR from the coding sequence ATGAATAAAAATCTATTCGCGCTCAAAGGCAACATTGTTTATTCGCAGGATAAGAATAATTTGGTAACTGCTGCCTCATCTTATTTAGTTTGTGAAGACGGTAAAGTTGCGGGCATATTCAAAACGATTCCCAAGCAATACGAAGGCATTTGTGTTGAAGATTACGGCATTAAGTTGATTATCCCCGGGCTTACCGACTTACATGTTCACGCTCCGCAATTTACGTACCGTTCGCTGGGTATGGATATGGAGCTGCTACCTTGGCTGAATACCTATGCATTCCCCGAGGAGGCTAAATATGCCCAAGTGGAATATGCTAAAAAAGCATACGGGCGTTTTGCACGGGCGCTCTCTGCAAGTGCAACCACACGTGCGGCAATTTTTGCCACACTGCATGTACCTGCAACTTTTATTTTGATGGATTTATTAGACCAAACCGGTGTACAGGCATACATTGGTAAAGTAAATATGGACCGAAACAGCAGCGATAATTTGATTGAAACAGCAGAACAATCGGCTTTGGATACCGAAAATTGGTTGAAAGAATGCGTAGGTAGATATAAAAACGTCAAACCCATTTTAACACCTCGTTTTATACCCTCTTGTACGGACGAACTGATGGAGCGTATCGGTGAGCTGCAAAGAAAATATAATGTTCCCCTGCAATCGCATCTATCTGAAAATGCGTCTGAAATCGCTTGGGTGCAGCAGCTGCACCCCGATACCAAATGTTACGGAGAGGCTTACCAAAAATACGGTGTATTCGGCGGTAATTGTCCAACCATCATGGCGCATTGTGTTCACCCCAATAAAACAGAACTGGAACTGATGGACAAAAACGGTGTGTACATTGCGCATTGTCCGCAGTCGAATATGAATCTTTGCAGCGGAGTTGCACCGGTGCGCACATATTTGGATCGTAATATGCGTATTGGGTTGGGAAGCGATGTTGCAGGCGGTGCTGACCTCTCCATCTTTAAAGCAATGGCAGATACAATACGTGCTTCGAAACTGCGTTGGACGCTTAAAGATAAAGCACTTGCACCAATCACTGTACCCGAGGCATTTTATATGGCAACCAAAGGCGGTGGCTCATTTTGGGGCAAGGTTGGCAGTTTCGAAGAGGGCTACGAGTTTGACGCAGTTGTGCTGGATGACAGTAATTTGGAGGGTTCGGAAGAATTCTCGTTACAACAACGGTTGGAACGTATGATTTACCTGTCGGATGACCGAAATGTCATTCATAAATACATCAAAGGCATAAAAACACGATAA